The proteins below are encoded in one region of Eubacterium sp. 1001713B170207_170306_E7:
- a CDS encoding adenosylcobinamide amidohydrolase, whose translation MKEYKLATGDTARLDYRAAVIRFEDERRVLSSSLLNGGLRSDLRFVFNYDEQEEKTKRCEMLAPTHEEHLRIVAEDILGLPPRQSTGLTTAAQIRNAAFCEAAYGETAVSALVTAGVSGNALRAGDRATLDQKDGRPFVLGGTINVILAVDANLPDGTMLQAFMTCTEAKTAALERLGCKSVISDNGATGTGTDGVVIIARPGAPLRMTDAGKHFKLGELIGQAVELAVRKALYLQEGLTS comes from the coding sequence ATGAAAGAATATAAGCTGGCGACCGGCGATACCGCCCGGCTCGATTACCGCGCGGCCGTTATCCGTTTTGAGGATGAACGGCGGGTGCTCAGCAGCTCGCTTTTAAACGGCGGGCTCAGAAGTGACCTGCGGTTTGTCTTTAACTATGACGAGCAGGAGGAAAAAACCAAACGCTGTGAAATGCTGGCACCTACCCATGAGGAGCATCTCAGGATCGTGGCGGAAGACATTCTGGGGTTGCCGCCGCGCCAGTCCACGGGACTGACCACGGCGGCGCAGATCCGCAATGCCGCCTTCTGCGAGGCGGCTTACGGCGAGACCGCTGTATCGGCGCTGGTGACAGCGGGCGTGTCGGGGAATGCGCTGAGGGCCGGCGACCGGGCAACGCTTGACCAGAAGGACGGACGGCCCTTTGTGCTTGGCGGCACCATCAATGTGATTCTGGCGGTTGACGCGAATCTGCCAGACGGCACCATGCTCCAGGCTTTTATGACCTGTACCGAGGCTAAAACAGCAGCCCTTGAGCGTCTGGGCTGCAAAAGCGTCATTTCAGATAACGGGGCAACCGGCACCGGTACCGACGGCGTGGTCATCATCGCCCGGCCGGGCGCACCGCTGCGCATGACAGACGCCGGAAAGCATTTTAAGCTTGGAGAGCTGATCGGCCAGGCGGTTGAGCTGGCGGTCAGGAAAGCTCTGTACTTACAGGAAGGGCTGACAAGTTAG
- a CDS encoding methylated-DNA--[protein]-cysteine S-methyltransferase — protein MKNVFYYETSLGRLGIEDNGFAVIRLGFQMEKFGKNAELCETELIKTTFNQLEEYFRGERKVFDVTLAPEGTTFQKKVWAALRQIPYGETRTYGQVAADIGNPKACRAVGMANNRNPIGIIIPCHRVIGSNGRLVGYAGGVGIKEQLLKIEGAL, from the coding sequence ATGAAAAATGTATTTTACTATGAAACCAGCCTGGGGAGACTGGGCATAGAGGACAATGGCTTTGCGGTCATACGCCTGGGCTTTCAAATGGAAAAATTCGGGAAAAATGCTGAGCTGTGTGAAACAGAGCTGATAAAAACAACCTTTAACCAGCTTGAGGAATACTTCCGCGGCGAGAGAAAGGTATTTGATGTGACGCTGGCGCCAGAGGGCACCACTTTTCAGAAAAAGGTCTGGGCAGCGCTCCGGCAAATTCCTTATGGTGAAACGAGGACTTATGGCCAGGTAGCGGCGGATATTGGAAATCCAAAGGCCTGCAGGGCGGTCGGTATGGCCAACAACCGCAATCCTATTGGTATTATCATTCCATGCCACCGGGTGATTGGCTCAAACGGCAGGCTGGTGGGTTATGCCGGCGGAGTCGGTATTAAGGAACAGCTTTTGAAAATTGAAGGGGCGCTCTAG
- a CDS encoding DNA alkylation repair protein gives MTIREELFLLAEDDYRKFQQKLLPEHCELIGVRLPALRKIAKRIAKADYSLFLTREPEDYFEEKMLKGMVIGYLNPEKEGLDTILKSIDFFISKIDNWSVCDSFCSGLKYAKTYPDPFWAFVLPKLTSEKAFTLRFGIVMLLFYYIDEAHIHQILELLDSVCHQDYYVKMAVAWALSMCYVKFPDTTLPYLSGENALDTFTYNKALQKIIESRQVSADEKNRIRQMKKRG, from the coding sequence ATGACAATACGTGAAGAATTGTTTTTACTTGCAGAAGATGATTATCGAAAATTTCAGCAAAAATTACTGCCAGAACATTGCGAATTGATTGGAGTACGGCTTCCTGCCCTTAGGAAAATTGCGAAACGTATTGCGAAAGCGGATTATTCGCTTTTTTTAACGCGCGAACCCGAAGATTATTTTGAAGAAAAAATGCTCAAAGGCATGGTGATCGGTTATTTAAATCCTGAAAAAGAGGGCCTGGATACCATTCTGAAATCCATTGATTTTTTTATATCCAAAATCGACAACTGGTCTGTATGCGACAGCTTTTGCAGCGGATTGAAATATGCCAAAACTTATCCGGATCCATTCTGGGCATTTGTTCTGCCCAAGCTTACATCCGAAAAGGCCTTTACCCTTCGCTTCGGCATTGTGATGCTTTTGTTTTACTACATCGACGAAGCCCATATTCACCAGATTCTTGAGCTTCTGGATTCTGTATGCCACCAGGACTATTATGTGAAAATGGCGGTTGCCTGGGCCTTGTCCATGTGCTATGTGAAATTTCCGGATACCACCTTGCCTTACCTTTCGGGCGAAAACGCACTGGACACCTTCACCTATAATAAAGCCTTACAGAAAATCATTGAATCCAGACAGGTTTCCGCGGATGAGAAGAATCGAATACGCCAGATGAAAAAAAGAGGCTAG